The Plasmodium berghei ANKA genome assembly, chromosome: 8 genome has a segment encoding these proteins:
- a CDS encoding phosphatidylinositol N-acetylglucosaminyltransferase subunit P, putative — protein MKSIWEGYAFFILCLTQVLWESYLVWAFVFDDVLRILHFPFPSKYWAAIIPCSILFTIEFIFLFTVIHSLLKTEPSNSINLVEDEYSVFQTKITKESTNYMNDIKIEKINKLLYDTSLYID, from the exons ATGAAATCAATCTGGGAAGGATATgcctttttcattttatgtTTAACTCAGGTTTTATGGg AATCATATCTAGTATGGGCATTTGTGTTTGATGATGTTTTGAGAATATTGCATTTTCCATTCCCATCCAa GTATTGGGCAGCTATTATTCCTTGTTCTATTCTGTTTACTATAgagtttatttttttatttactgTTATACATTCATTGTTAAAAACAGAACCATCAAATTCAATTAATCTGGTTGAAG aTGAATATTCAGTTTTTCAAACTAAAATTACAAAAGAATCtacaaattatatgaatgaTATAAAGATCGAGAAAATTAACAAACTATTATATGATAcatctttatatattgattaa